A segment of the Salvelinus namaycush isolate Seneca chromosome 3, SaNama_1.0, whole genome shotgun sequence genome:
gcccctacctttttttatggtatctgtgaccaacggatgcatatctgtattcccagtcatgtgaaatccatagatgagggcctaatgaatttatttaatttgactgatttccttatatgaactgtaactcagtaaaatatttaaaattgTTGCGTTTTCATATTTTTGTTAATTATAAAATTCGGAATTTACAACTAGGCAGTATTTACATCTTTTCCCCTTCTCCAGTGTTGCGCAGCCCTTTGAGCCAAGCTGTACCCTGCCCTCCCTGCTGATTGTTTTGGGCGGTGGGCAGGGCGGGCAATGTTCTGTGAGCCAGGCTGGTGCCAGGGCAGGAAGCATAGGGGTGGCGGCAGAGGGACGACTGGGAAGGCTTCTCTAAAGATAATGGTGGCAGCCAGTCGGCCGCCCAGTCGTGACAATGACATCATCTCGCATGTTAGAGGGTGGAAGGATGCAGCGAGGAGTCACTCAGTCAGGACGGGAGAGGGTAGGGGTGGGGGACAAGATGGTGCTAGTCCTTTTAAAGGGCAGATAAAAGCTTCCCACAAGCCTAGTGCTGCTGTCACCTTGGAATCAAACGCTATCTAGAATCTCAGCAGTCTGAGAATGAAACGGGTGTAACGATAGATATCTGACTTCAAATAAGAATCAGTGGCTGATTTGTCTTCATGAAGAGATTATGTACAAGGCCCTTTGTTTCAATGTGGATTAACTTCCTCTGCGAAGTTTGAGGAAATAACATATTTGCTTTCATCCCTCTCTTGGATTCACCTGAAACCGTGGGGCTATATTCCATTGTATCATGGAATGGGGAAACTTAACTACAGTGTGACAAACCACTGACATCATCTGTCTTGTCTGATTTGTTAGAATGAACATAActttaacattttattttgtataaGATTGGCCTATTTGGGGAGTGAAACAACTGTTCAGGGTGtgtttagatgtgtgtgtgtgtgctctccagTGTTGGAGAACGAGCTGCAGGCCAGAATCGACCAGATCTTCAGCCATTTGGAACGTCTGGAAATCCTGGCTAGCAAAGAACCGCCAAACCGCCGTCAGAACGCCAAACTGTGAGTACTCATAAACTGCATCGGTGACCCAAATACACCAGAGATGGCATGGCGATGAATGTTTCATAAAGATGGGTGGGACTGGGACGAGGTCGCAGCTAGATGAAACAGGCAGTGTGTTTCTCATCCCCTGTGGCGACGCGGCTCTGTGAAAACATTCCCTCGGAAGCCCCGTCATCACCGGCATTCCTGCCGCGTTGGGCAAGGCGTCACTTCAGAGCTGGGTAAACAGGCCCCAGGGGACAAACTGCTGCGCCCCGTCCCACAGCTCTCCTCTGATCTCAGGACAGCTACAGTACGCTGGGGCCGCAGGGCTGAGCCACGAGCAGGTGATgctcaggaggagagggagagaagggtggagggagACAGGCCCTCAGGTGTTTCAGccaggtggagaagaggagaagtcAGATTGGGAAGACGGGAAGCATGTTGACTTATCTTAGTGATGATAGAAAGCATTTATTGAGAGCTAGAAGACATCCATACAGTGCATACCAAGGGAGATGTCATGAGTTAGGGAAGGAGGAGTGACTAAACCACAGTCCTGAAATGCTGGATGGAGCTGGAGGCAAAGGCTGCCATTTTTACCCTCTGAGATTTCCTCTGCCATTATTCGGCTGGGGTGTAAAAAGAATGTTGTCTCTGTTTGTGTCCCCTCCGCAGGCGGGTAGACCAGCTGAAGTATGATGTTCAGCACCTCCAGACGGCACTGAGGAACTTCCAGCACCGCCGCTACTCACGAGAGACCCAGGACCGAGAGAGGGAGGAGCTCATGAGTCGTACCTTCACCACCAACGTCAGTAGTAGTGGCCCACTCATCCCCCATGTagcactacagtaatgtctgcactCATGTAATGATAACCTAAAACATGCATACTAACTCTGCTTGACACACCACAACTGGTGTAACATGGGCAATAAAACCTAAATACATTTATTAGGGGAACATTGTTTTGAGATGTTACCGGTATTGTCCCCTACAGGATGCAGACACCTCCATTCCCATAGACGAGACGTTGCAGTTAAACTCCAACCTGAACAACGCACACAGAGGCATGGACGACCTCCTGGGCAGCGGCAGCAGCATCCTCACCGGACTCAGGGACCAGAGGGGCACGCTCAAGGTGTGTGTTTCCCCTTACAAATCAAATTTCATTCGAGGctacaggatagataataagcactagcagcagcgtatgtgatgagtcgaAAGAGTGCAAAATGCTGATAGTCctggtagctatttggttaactatttagcattcttatggcttgggggtagaagctgttcagggtcctgttggttccagacttggtgcatcggtaccgctttccgtgcggtagcagaaataAGTCTATCACTTGGGGGGCTGAAAGTATTTGACAAtgtttagagccttcctctgacaccacctggtatagaggtcctggatggcagggagctcggccccagtgatgtgctgggccatacgcactaccctttgtagtgaatgccaagcagttgccataccaagcggtgatgcagcaagtcaagatgctctcaatggtgcagctgtataactttttgaggatctgttgTTTTTTTTTGACACTTTGCCAAGGAACACTGACCGTGACACGGCAGGGCAGGTCCCTGTCGACGGTATCCCAGAGAGAGGAATCAGTATTCCAAAACAAACCCCGGTTTCTGTCCTCTGTAATGATCACTATGTGTAGTAGAAGTGTGTGGTGCTGGTCGTCAGCAGCAGGCTAAGTACATATTTccagggaggagaagagatggtgTTCCTGGTGGAGGCTGCTGTAGGCCTCCTCTTATCAGGGCGTCTGGTGATCAGATGGGCTGGCCGTGAGAAACAGCTGAGGGACAGACCGGCTGGGTGTGGTTCCTCAGACAGCCTCTCCCTAATCAGTTGAGTAGAGCTTTGTCATGACCAGGCTAAATGCAGGTTATGATACGACTGTGTATACAGTATTCCCACAAACAAACAGCAATGAAGCAGAATACCCATTAATAACTAACTTCAGCTTTTTCTTCAGGAAACAACAGCACAATCAATGGAACTTCAGCAGCTAATGTTTGATGTCTTTTCTCCCGTCTTCCCTAAATCCAGGGGACCCATAAGAAGATGCTGGATGTGGCCAACATGCTGGGTCTGTCCAACACGGTGATGAGGCTGATCGAGAAGAGGGCCACCCAGGATAAGTTAATCATGATTGGAGGGATGCTGCTCACCTGTGTGGTCATGTTCCTGGTGGTCAAGTACCTGGGCTGACCATGACCGCAACTGGAATCACAGTTTTGCGTTGCTCTTGGACATTTTTGCACAATAAGCCCATAAGATACGTGAACGGTGATAAATTAGACTTGTCTTCTAATCGGAGAGCTCCTTGAAAGTATTGTTTTCCGATCGGAAGGCGAGGAATTATCCGTCTTTTAATTTCCATGGGTTTTGTCACCCACTTCTATTTCAACCACTCTTTGTTTGCACCAGTAAAATGGGTGTTAAGGCaagacatatacactgagtgtacaacacattaaggatgccttcctaatgttgagttgcaccctttgccctcagaacagcctcaatctgggcatggactctacaaggtattgaaagcggtccacagggatgctggcccatgttgattccaatgcctcccacagttgtcaagttagctggatgtcctttgggcggtGGACCATTTGTGACACGCCTAGCTGATGAGCGTAAAaaacagcgttgcagttctttacacaaaccagtgcgcctggcacctactaacatccctgttcaaaggcactcttttgtcttgcccattcaccctctgaatggcacacatatacaatccatgtctcaaggcttacatttttttttaaacccatATCCTCCAtttatactgattgaagtggatttaacaagtgacatcaataagggatcacagcattcacctggtcagcctgttatggaaagagcaggcgtCCTTAATGTTTTGCACTCAGTGTCTACACTTTAATTTGACTTCAAACTGAACGTGGAACCTTGCACCCATAATTCTAGCTCGCTGACACCTGCCACTCATCTCGGCGGTCATCCACCTGACAGCCTGTGTGTGAAGCTGTAGGTGGGTGAGAAAGAGAACATTTCATGACTGGTTACCTTTTTCAAACCAATTCTCCTTCAAGGTCCACTTGCTTGCCTTAGTCTCCCCTATGATGAGTTCTCCATTGCCTTGTGGATGGTATTCATTGTGGTTTCATCTTCACCATCTATTTGAAGCATCATTTGACTGTTTGCTGCTCTTTTTCCCAAATAAGGATGATTCTTAAAATGGACAGAAAAATAGTTATCTGGAAATGGATGAAAAGCTGATGTTGCACCTTACCTCATCACACATCCTAATGACACTGCCTGGAGAATACTTATGTCAGATTAACCAATACATGTATGTAGCCCAGGGAGGAAGAGGGCAGTTAACAGGGACCTGTGCCCAAGCTACATACCGATAGTAAGAACAAAAACACAAAAGTGATCAAATATTCTGTTTGTCATGTTTTGAGAAACTATCTGAAGAAGGTGTATTGTTGTCACACTTTCAAAATGTCAATTATCTGGACATTTGCTTGGCCCTAGTCTCACTATGTTAGTGCAACCAAGGTTCAAATTGTAATTCTCTGAAGATCAaaaattaaacattttaaaaacaacttGTCTTAAATCGGTCTCTGAAGTGTATATTATTATCCATGTAATCTAGCAATTAAATTAGGTATGGGTCAAAACTAACAATGGATATAAAGCATACCCCATAGTTTAAATAATTATCTTGCTGAAAATGTCAGAGCCTGTCATACAATATGGAGTTTAAATTTACAACAGTAAAGCTATTGTTTGGAGGGCTTTTCCTTCCACTGTTTGAAATAGAATTACTTTCAAGACTTTAGTACTTGAGGGGACTTATCCAGAGTGTGCATAGGAACCCCTACCATCACATctgacatgttagtcatttagcagaccacTTACAGTACTGAGTGCATATTTTCATAATCTATTTTTCACATTTACTTCAAATACAATCCTGGGCGAGCAATAAGCATGTAATGTTCCAGCAGGTAAACTATGGATGAAAAGTTTTACGCTGAAATTAGACGGTCTGACTCCTGGTCTTGATGTACAGCTAGCTGTAAGTGAGGCTACCCAAAACTTACTGAGCTCTGGCGCCATCTAGTGACGGCTCAGCATTCCATAACCTTCAGGAGAGAGTCAAAACAGATGTAAAATCCTCTAGCCTTATTAGCCTAGTAGACTTGTCCTCTAGTCTAAAAGGGCTGCATGCAATATGCAGACATCTCAAGAAGCTTGTGCTGAGAATGAGAAATTCACTTTTCATTGCAGTTTCAGAAGCCGTTTGCCACAGTAAGTAAAGAATGCATGTTTGTGCTGGTATCTGTTACTATAACATACCATACTGGAAGTACCCAAACTGGATTTTTTTTCTATGTATTGCTCGCAACCCTTACTCATACCACTACAGACTAATTCACTCTTCACCAGCTAAACATAgttaagacagacagacatgtagcAACTCAAAACTCTTTATTTGCTGACGCATCATATTTAAAAAAGACATACCATTGCTGCCACTTACAGGGCAGTCCCGTCACCCAATCCTTCCCATACAGGATAATAGTTCAGAAAATGTCTTGATAAAGTATTCTTGTCCATCTTTGTTCCTtcagttattttatttttttacagtagCAACAAACCTCTAGAATATTATTGGGGTTAACTACAGCAATTTTATTTACATTGAGCAAAAATTACACAAGAGGAAAAACATATTTTGAGGAGCATTTTGGAAAATAATTTagaaacaaaaaaaatacaattattgcAGTATACTACAATCATACATTTGTTACATGATGCGAAAGCAGCATCTTGATGTACAGATTTCAGTGCAAGTCATTTCAATATACAACCACTACCACTTGGAAcaacatgacctttaaccctaCAGCACTAAGAGGGTGTGACCCCCCCACAGTACCTCTAATAAAACATGAGCTTCACCCAACCTCTTATCGGTGTTCCCCCACCAGTGACCATTTTAATTTCCTTATGGGCAACATTTCATTAGTCAGTAATAAAGAACATCCCTATCATATTAGAGGGATACTTCACATTGCTCAGTGATCTATGTACTCTATACCGTATTACAAATTGTTGGTGAATATTACGGGTCATGAAGAGAGCAAGTAGTCATGTGAGAACATTAGATATTAATGACAACAGAATTCAGGCAGTAGAGTAGAGCCACCAGATTACATTACTAAGTCAAGGCTGTTTCCAGTCATGGATGTCACCCTAAACCCCCCCATGTCACCATCTCATCTCCCCCTTTCCATTCCCACTACACCATCCTGCTTATGGCTTCAGCCACTGCATGTCTTTGGCTGTAGAAAACAAAGAAGAACATTTACAGCAACAATCAGTTATAAACTGtgggacaaaaaaaaaaatactccAGAGGTTTctgctttttttttcttcttcttttaaaCTGGGTTCCCATTCAAAACAAACTGCCGTCTTAGATTTGAGGTTGCCTCAAACCCTCCTCCACCCTGTCCAGAAACCTCAGGGTGAAAGTCAGTCAACTGTTCGGAGGGGTCCATTCAAAGAGCCCACAGTAAATGTCTGTTGTTTACCTCTGCACAGGCAGCATATCACAGCACCTCTGTCTGGCCAGTGGTCTAATGGTGGCCATTTTGATGATATTCTCATCATCACCTGCTGCACAATGGTGCCactacacctccctctctccatgttaACAGATGTTTAACCAGGCCTGCTCTGGCCAAAACACCCTCCTCTGATGTGGACACATGGCTCTAGTGAAGGTCTTTCTCAGGAGCCGTGGTTAGGGGGGTGCTGTAGGTCCTGCCCTGAGAAGATGGGGTGCAGGAAGGGGTGGAGCTGCAGTGCGGCTGCCGCAGCGGCGTTAGAGTGCCGGGGGGCGAACAGCGTTGGGTAGAGGGATGAGTGTGGTATGTGGTGGAGGGCTAAGGGGCTGTGGTGATGAAGTGCTGAGGCTGGGATAATGTGTATGGGCTGGCCAGAGAGGAAGGCCGTGTGGTGGGCAGGGATCAGTCCAGTGTGTCCCACTCCCAACTGGTGGCCCAGAGTGTGGCCTAGAGAGTGTCCCAGGTGAGACAGGGAGATGGGGGTGAGGTGGTGCTGGGGGATGTGGTGGACCTGGGCTAACTGGGGGTGCGGGTGGGGGCCGTGTGGGTGGATGCCCATGGCTGCAGCCTGAGCAGCATGGTGCTGCTGGATGAGGTGTTGTACTGTGGTGATGGAGGTAGCCGAGGCTGCAGACACGGCAGGCTGGTGGATCTGGATCATCTGCTGCTGGGGGGGAGGGGGTGCCTGCTGCAGATGGTTAGCTGCTGCAGCCATGTTCGCTGCAGCCTGTGCTGCTGCGGCTGAGGGGAAGGTCTTGATGTGCTTGGCCAGGAGCTGCTGCTGGATGTGCTGCTGGGCGGCCTGCTGCAGCTTGCCGTACTTCTCCATCTCCTCTGGGGTGAAGGTGATGGGCTGGCTCTCCAGCGGGGCCAGACTGTCCTCCTCTGCCTCCATGcccatgtcctcctcctccaggcTGGGCGGGGGGTAGTTGGGGTAGGCGTGCATGGGGGGTGGCTGCTGCTGCATGTCGGGCATGAGGGGCTCCATCATGGGGTTCTGGGAGGGGTCCTGTCCCGGCTCGCCCTGGTATGGGGGCATCAGCATGGAGGGCTCCTGATCGAACAGCGGCCGGGGCTCATGAAGTACCCGTGCGTCCAGGGTGAGGTGGCGGGCCTCCtgaactactactactgtctcctCCACTTTCTTATGAGCTGGTTGAGGGGGAGGCGGTGGGGGGAACTCCCGGATGGGCTCCATCAGGATGACCTCTCCCCCGGCATCTGAACCTTTCCCTGCTGATGACTTCTCTCCACCATCGGGCCGGGTCAGGGAGATCGCAGGGAATTTCTTCCCTGCCTGCAGCTTACCGAACAGGGGCAGCATGGACTTATTGCCCAGAGCTGGAGGCAGTTTGGGCCCAAAGTAGCCCGATGGTGGGTCCTTGATCTTGGCGCCAGACTTGGTCCCTGTGGTTGGGACATCAGATCCCTTCCTGGACTGGTTCTTATCCAGAAGCTGGCGGGCAGTGAAGTGTGAGGAAGAGTTCCTCTGGTCTCCTCCTCCCCGGGACCCCCCTGCCCTCTGGCTCTGGGAGCTGCTGTTGCGGTTTGTGGCTCGTGATGAGGCAGAGCGGGGGGACTGGGAGCGGTAGATGCAGGAGCGGTTGAAGTCTCGGCGGCATGTGGCGCTGTCTGCCCGGCCCCTGTGGCCCCCCTGGCCTCCACGACCCCGGTGAGGGGAGCCCTTGGTGGAGCTGGAGGAGCGGCTGGCTGAGCTGTGGCTGCGGCTGTAGCTGCGTCTCCACGACCTGGTGCTGCTGCTGCGGCTCCTGCTGCTAGAGCTCCGAGAGCTGCTCCGGTGCCGCCGCTGGTGCCTCTTCCTGCGGCTGTGGCTGCGTGAGCGGGAGCGAGAGTCCTCGGAGGACGAGGACGAGTAGTGACGTCTTCTGGAGCGCCGCCGCCCGCCGCTTCCCCGTCGATCGTACTCGGAGTCAGAGGAGCGTTTAGAGTGTCTCCGGTGGCGCCCCCCGTCACTGTCGTCACTGTAACTGTCTGAGTAGCTGCGGCTGCGCCGGCTGTAGGCGCTCGAGGAGCGCTCTGAGCTGCTGGAGTCTGACTGGCTACGGGAGGCCCGGCCGCGGTGTCGCCGCCGGCTGCTCCCTCGCCCGTCTCCCCGACGCGACGAGCGGCTTCGGGAGCGGCCGGAGTCCTCGCTCTGGTGCCGGCGCCCCTCTCGGGGCGTGGACCTGCGGCGGCTGGATCGGGAAGCCGAGCCTCCACCTCCTTCCTCCTCACTCTCACTGCTGGGTGGTCTGCCTGGCCCGGGGCTCTTCTGGGCCGAGGAGGAGCAGGAAGCGCTGGGTGGGGCGCTGGGGTCTGTCTTCAGACGCTTGGTGCCGTTGTGCTCCTCAGAGGGCTTGGCCTCGTCAGAGCCTTTCCCTGCCCCACCTTCCTCTGTCCCGGACTTCTGAAGTGCTTCTTTGGCTGGTCGTTTCCTCTTCCCAGGTTCCGTTCCTGTTCCTGCTGGTGCTGGTGCTGGGGGAGCACTAGAAACTGTTGCTTTTTCTTCTTTAGGCTTTTccttatcaccaccaccacctcctccttccccctcctcacCTTTGTTTTTGCTCTTCTTTCGTTTgtgttttttcttctttttgGTTTTCTCTCCTAGGATCGCAGTTTCCGCGTCCCCGTCCACTATGGCTCCCTTCTCTTTTTCTTTGCACTTGGAGCCTTTGCCAGATTTCTtatgcttcttcttcttcttctttttcttcttcttggctCCGCTTGTGCTACTCTGTAGCTTTTGCTCCTCAGTCTCCCCTTGGGAACCCTCTATTTTTAAGGAGGGCTGCTCCTTATCAGTGTTGTCAGTGCTGGGCCCAggggtggtggtggcagcagcagcatTCCTCTCGTTGACTGCAGCAGCTGCCTCAGGATTGTTTTTTTTCTCAGCTCCTTCACCAGCGGGCTTGGAGGACTTTGCTGCTCGTCCAGCACGGCCCCCTTTGTTGCGGGACAGTTTGAAGTCGAAGTACAGGGGGTTGCAGCTGTAAGAGAGGGCGGGCTGAGCCTTGGTAAAATCCAGCAGCTCCGAGGGCCACTGCAGAGTGGTGCTCTCGTCTTTGCTCAGGACCAGGAAGAAGGGACCGGTGGGGATTTTGGGGCCCAAGTTGAGCTCTGGGAGTGGGGCCTCCTGCTTGTTGTCTGGTACTATAGTGGGGGCCGTTGTGGGAGGGGGGTCTGTGAAGCTGGCAGAGGCCTCTTCAGTCTTCAGTTTAGGTGATGTGGGAGTAGGAGTGGGCTCTGTGACTGGAGCTGCAGGAGTCTTCTCTGGCTCTTCTGATTTGCACTCGGTAGCTTTTGGCTGTGTCTGCTCAGAAACCTCTGCTACCACCTTTTcttccacctcctcttcatcttcttcttGCTCCCTGATCTCACACTGGTCTGTGGCCTTCATGAACACCAGGAACTGGAAGCGTGGTTTGACTCTGCAGTGGGTTGGTGGGATGTAGTGGTAGTACTCAGGCTCCTGGCCGGCCCAGCCTTCCTccttcttcatcatcatcttcagCTTGTTGAGAGTGGAGGCTAGGGAGGCgccatcatcctcttcctcctgctctgGTTGTTCTTGATGTAGTTGctcctcctgctgctcctcctcctcctcctcctctggcccTGCTGTTccattcccccctcctcctcccttggGGCTCTCGGTGCTGCAGCCTGACGTCTCCTCCTGTCCCACGgacttctcccctccctcctcctgtccccccccctcctcctcgtcatcCTGATGGAGTTTAGCCAACACTGCTGCGACCGTCTCCAGCTTCACCGGGGGTTTCTTGGCGAAGGAGAAGGACACGCTGACCTTGGAGGCCCCGGCCGGGGATGAGCTGCTCTTCCCCAGGGAGAAGCTGACGGTGGGGGCTGGTTTGGGGGAGGCCTGACCCCCACTGCTCTTCTCCTCCCCTGACAAGCCATCCATGGCAGTGTCTGCAGGGGGAACATACTCGGGGGTTACAGCACTCCCCTCTTCACCCTTCTCCCCGTCTACTGCCACAGTGGTGGGTTTGAACATGGGACCACTTCCCGGGGTACTGAAACACAACGATAAACAACATATTAAAGTAAACTGTTTAATGTGTTATGCATTTCATATGATAATTTTTCTTTGCACATACATCTGCATTCCTGCACTGATAGAAAGCTGCCACACAGCTattagactgttaaacagccatcacaagcacattagaggctgctgcctataggcatagactagaaatcactggccactttaaggaatggaacacaatgtttacatatcttgcattactcatctcatgtgtatatactgtattctatactattctacggtatcttagtccgttccgctctgacatcgctcatccatatgtatatagtcttaattcattcctattaagatttgtgtgtattgggtatatgttgtgtaatttgctagatattactgcactgtcggagcacaagcatttcgctacacccgcaataacatctgctaacctaatcacgtgtatgtgaccaataaaatcaaTTGTATTGGGTTACAGCCTCCACTTCAGCCAGTAGAGGGCGGTTGAGTCTGCAGTATATACTGTAGCATGTGCTCACCGGTTCTGCTGTTTCCTCTGCTCAGCCAGCTCATGCAGCCTGCGTAGCAGCTTCTCCTGCTTCTTCCCACCCTTCCGGGAGCGTGATGACACGTTTCTCGCAAACTCCCTCTGCTTCAGCTCCTTAAGCCTCTGCAGCAGCACGGGTCAGATGGAGAagaagagggatgagggagagaaagaaagcagtTAAGGATTTCTGCATCCACAATAAGGGCAATGGTGCAGCAACACCATTCAACAAAACCATTTTATATATCTCTAAAGCCCTCTCCACTGAGACAGGCTCCTTACACTTGTTTCTGGAGTGTCTGGGATTTAAGGCTCGGTTTCTCTAAGCGCGTGTACACTGCGACAGTATACCCAGTGTGTGTACGGGTGTAGCAGTGTGGGGGTAAGCGGAGGTCCTCCTCACCTGCTTATGAGCATGGTCGTACGAGTTGATGTGGTTGTCAAACTCTTGGTGCTTCTGGTACTGTTTCTCACACAGCTCACAGTAAAAGTTGGCCCTCAGATCTTCCAGGGCTTTAGCGATGGCCTTCTCCTTTTCCACCTGGTCCTATTGTTGGGGTTAAGGGGCGCGGGGGGCGGAGACAGGAGATGTGAGTGACATTGATACAGATTAGAGATGAAAAGATGAAATAAGATCAGAGCCAGTAAAATCTGGTCTTTATTCTCCTATCATAGGGCTTGGTACTGGTTGAGTAATCCACAGGAAACTCTATGGTTGTTTATCATTGAGGTTAAAAAGTTCAATAACTGAAAGAAATGAATCGCAAGGTAACAAATTGAAGTGTACAAGGATTGTGCTCGCAGGTTGTtaattatacagtgcattcggaaagtattcagaccccttccctttttccacattttgttacattacagccttattctaaaatggattaaataattgttttcccctcaatctatacacaattccccatactgacaaagcgaAAAGTTTAATTTTTGCACaataattaaaaacagaaatatcttatttacaacatccttgagatgtttctgcaacttgattggagtccacctgtggtaaattcaattgattggacatgatttggaaaactatataaaggtcccacagttgacagtgcatggggtctatagaggtatgtggcagggtctacagtcaatcacagattcCGTGAttacaatcacggattacaaaaagaaaaccagccccgaccaggatgtcttgctcccagacagactaaataacttttttgctcgctttgaggataatacagtgccactgacacggcccgctaccaaaacct
Coding sequences within it:
- the LOC120036206 gene encoding G patch domain-containing protein 8-like isoform X4 — translated: MGMGRMEMELDVAEDATEKRKVLEVEKEVTEELQQKYKDQVEKEKAIAKALEDLRANFYCELCEKQYQKHQEFDNHINSYDHAHKQRLKELKQREFARNVSSRSRKGGKKQEKLLRRLHELAEQRKQQNRTPGSGPMFKPTTVAVDGEKGEEGSAVTPEYVPPADTAMDGLSGEEKSSGGQASPKPAPTVSFSLGKSSSSPAGASKVSVSFSFAKKPPVKLETVAAVLAKLHQDDEEEGGGQEEGGEKSVGQEETSGCSTESPKGGGGGNGTAGPEEEEEEEQQEEQLHQEQPEQEEEDDGASLASTLNKLKMMMKKEEGWAGQEPEYYHYIPPTHCRVKPRFQFLVFMKATDQCEIREQEEDEEEVEEKVVAEVSEQTQPKATECKSEEPEKTPAAPVTEPTPTPTSPKLKTEEASASFTDPPPTTAPTIVPDNKQEAPLPELNLGPKIPTGPFFLVLSKDESTTLQWPSELLDFTKAQPALSYSCNPLYFDFKLSRNKGGRAGRAAKSSKPAGEGAEKKNNPEAAAAVNERNAAAATTTPGPSTDNTDKEQPSLKIEGSQGETEEQKLQSSTSGAKKKKKKKKKKHKKSGKGSKCKEKEKGAIVDGDAETAILGEKTKKKKKHKRKKSKNKGEEGEGGGGGGDKEKPKEEKATVSSAPPAPAPAGTGTEPGKRKRPAKEALQKSGTEEGGAGKGSDEAKPSEEHNGTKRLKTDPSAPPSASCSSSAQKSPGPGRPPSSESEEEGGGGSASRSSRRRSTPREGRRHQSEDSGRSRSRSSRRGDGRGSSRRRHRGRASRSQSDSSSSERSSSAYSRRSRSYSDSYSDDSDGGRHRRHSKRSSDSEYDRRGSGGRRRSRRRHYSSSSSEDSRSRSRSHSRRKRHQRRHRSSSRSSSSRSRSSSTRSWRRSYSRSHSSASRSSSSTKGSPHRGRGGQGGHRGRADSATCRRDFNRSCIYRSQSPRSASSRATNRNSSSQSQRAGGSRGGGDQRNSSSHFTARQLLDKNQSRKGSDVPTTGTKSGAKIKDPPSGYFGPKLPPALGNKSMLPLFGKLQAGKKFPAISLTRPDGGEKSSAGKGSDAGGEVILMEPIREFPPPPPPQPAHKKVEETVVVVQEARHLTLDARVLHEPRPLFDQEPSMLMPPYQGEPGQDPSQNPMMEPLMPDMQQQPPPMHAYPNYPPPSLEEEDMGMEAEEDSLAPLESQPITFTPEEMEKYGKLQQAAQQHIQQQLLAKHIKTFPSAAAAQAAANMAAAANHLQQAPPPPQQQMIQIHQPAVSAASATSITTVQHLIQQHHAAQAAAMGIHPHGPHPHPQLAQVHHIPQHHLTPISLSHLGHSLGHTLGHQLGVGHTGLIPAHHTAFLSGQPIHIIPASALHHHSPLALHHIPHSSLYPTLFAPRHSNAAAAAALQLHPFLHPIFSGQDLQHPPNHGS
- the LOC120036206 gene encoding G patch domain-containing protein 8-like isoform X1 gives rise to the protein MSHGVGGGDDLIVVLYVFVTRAHGKSFSYYWNVFGLFLLCSVCQDNIGHRLLQKHGWKLGQGLGKTMQGRTDPVPIILKYDVMGMGRMEMELDVAEDATEKRKVLEVEKEVTEELQQKYKDQVEKEKAIAKALEDLRANFYCELCEKQYQKHQEFDNHINSYDHAHKQRLKELKQREFARNVSSRSRKGGKKQEKLLRRLHELAEQRKQQNRTPGSGPMFKPTTVAVDGEKGEEGSAVTPEYVPPADTAMDGLSGEEKSSGGQASPKPAPTVSFSLGKSSSSPAGASKVSVSFSFAKKPPVKLETVAAVLAKLHQDDEEEGGGQEEGGEKSVGQEETSGCSTESPKGGGGGNGTAGPEEEEEEEQQEEQLHQEQPEQEEEDDGASLASTLNKLKMMMKKEEGWAGQEPEYYHYIPPTHCRVKPRFQFLVFMKATDQCEIREQEEDEEEVEEKVVAEVSEQTQPKATECKSEEPEKTPAAPVTEPTPTPTSPKLKTEEASASFTDPPPTTAPTIVPDNKQEAPLPELNLGPKIPTGPFFLVLSKDESTTLQWPSELLDFTKAQPALSYSCNPLYFDFKLSRNKGGRAGRAAKSSKPAGEGAEKKNNPEAAAAVNERNAAAATTTPGPSTDNTDKEQPSLKIEGSQGETEEQKLQSSTSGAKKKKKKKKKKHKKSGKGSKCKEKEKGAIVDGDAETAILGEKTKKKKKHKRKKSKNKGEEGEGGGGGGDKEKPKEEKATVSSAPPAPAPAGTGTEPGKRKRPAKEALQKSGTEEGGAGKGSDEAKPSEEHNGTKRLKTDPSAPPSASCSSSAQKSPGPGRPPSSESEEEGGGGSASRSSRRRSTPREGRRHQSEDSGRSRSRSSRRGDGRGSSRRRHRGRASRSQSDSSSSERSSSAYSRRSRSYSDSYSDDSDGGRHRRHSKRSSDSEYDRRGSGGRRRSRRRHYSSSSSEDSRSRSRSHSRRKRHQRRHRSSSRSSSSRSRSSSTRSWRRSYSRSHSSASRSSSSTKGSPHRGRGGQGGHRGRADSATCRRDFNRSCIYRSQSPRSASSRATNRNSSSQSQRAGGSRGGGDQRNSSSHFTARQLLDKNQSRKGSDVPTTGTKSGAKIKDPPSGYFGPKLPPALGNKSMLPLFGKLQAGKKFPAISLTRPDGGEKSSAGKGSDAGGEVILMEPIREFPPPPPPQPAHKKVEETVVVVQEARHLTLDARVLHEPRPLFDQEPSMLMPPYQGEPGQDPSQNPMMEPLMPDMQQQPPPMHAYPNYPPPSLEEEDMGMEAEEDSLAPLESQPITFTPEEMEKYGKLQQAAQQHIQQQLLAKHIKTFPSAAAAQAAANMAAAANHLQQAPPPPQQQMIQIHQPAVSAASATSITTVQHLIQQHHAAQAAAMGIHPHGPHPHPQLAQVHHIPQHHLTPISLSHLGHSLGHTLGHQLGVGHTGLIPAHHTAFLSGQPIHIIPASALHHHSPLALHHIPHSSLYPTLFAPRHSNAAAAAALQLHPFLHPIFSGQDLQHPPNHGS